AGCCGCCCAACACCTTTTCAGCAGGTGCACCTGCCGGTCTTAGCATGTCCACAACTACAAATTCAGAGGGGAAATGCTGGTTTTTGCTCAATATCCAACTCAGTTCAGTCAGAAACACTTAAGTGAATGTAACAGCAGAGTTATTGTAAGATATATTAGGTTATAATGGCTGTATGAATTTGATTGGTTGTGGGTAGTCAGCTGATAGTCACAAAAGTGGCAAATTAGCCAATGACTGTGAAGCCCGAACAAAACAGCTGATGCTAATCATTTAATACAAGCTCAATTCTGTGCTTTCCCTCCGAGCCAATGCAGTGCTGCTCTGAGAGGTCGCAGGACACCTAATTATCATACTGAGCCATTCAATAACAGAATAAAGCTCCATTCTGGAGAAATGTCTACAAATTGAGACACAACCTCGACTTCCCCTCGGTTCATGTGACCACTAGCTGCGCTGGTCCTGTCCTGTTCCCATTTTCAAGCACTGTAAGTACTTCCAAATGATTCTCCATTTGAAACGCCAGATGTGTTGCAGAAGGCAACGAAACAAGCGCCAGAAAAATCAgttagatttattttattatgtgttgCACTTCGGGGGTTTTCTGCTCTCTAAACAAAACAAGTCTCTAATATGATCTCAGAAAGAGGTTTCAGCAACAACAGAGCATGACAGAATGTAGATACACAgatacaaataaacacagagaaacatgctgACCCCCCTCACAGCCGCAGCTCTCATAGATCACTGCTATTTTGGATCGTTTTCGTCCTGTTACCTCGCTCTCTTCAGAGCACTTGAGGCGGTTCAGCTGAGGGGACCTGCTCGGCTGATTTATTTCTCGAAAAGACTGGAATGATTCAGCTTCATATATACAGTCGTGTTCAGGCTTGGACGTGCAGGGCTCTTTGccctgaggaggaagaggaggaggaggatgcatATCAAAAGATAATAAGatattcaaatgtgtttctcGGCAATGAGGTCAGCGTTCAGgtgacagctggaaaacaaacaaaagtacCCTGCCTCACCTGAGGGGACAAAGAAATGACCTGATCTGGAGAGGTGGACcagggtgggtgtgtgtggattaTGACCCCCACCCCCCGAACACACACTTCTTCCACCTGTTGGCAAATGTTTGCTGTGGTTGAATGCAATGAAagtgtgtgagcctgtgtgacCTCAATGTCCAtggaaataatgaacaaaagctgctataTGACGACTCTTATCTCTGTAGCTGTAACTATTTTTAGCTTTCCCCAGAATGTTCTGTTCAATTCTGAGCAGCTCTAAACCAAATTAAATGTCTCATTCATATTTAAATGCTGTAAAGAAACAAAGATGTAATGacataccaaaaaaaaaaccccaaatgcTTCACTCAgttgttaaaacacacacaaatgtgtttttcccaAATGTGATTTCTTGGTGAAAAGAATTCAGCGTTTGATCGAGACTTTTTTCCAAAGTAGATGCTACAATTAAATAAACCTTGTCCTGCACAGGAAGTAGGTCAGTGTTACAGCCTTGTATAACCACGAAGCCAGAAGACAGTCCAGACCCCACTTACTGTAGACCAAGCTGtagtgacagaaaaaaggcaAGTGTCGCCACCCAGTGGCTGATCTCGACAactgcactgcagtgtttcaAGAAAAGAAGCCATGACTTTTTAACTCCTAGTCCATaatattcactttttttttttttttatctcattcactaaataataataatcatacaATTTTAATActttcatgaaataaaaaggTACTTGGAGTCATTTATGTGTTCTTATGCAAATTCCAGCCTTTATTTATTAGGAAAAAGTTATGCTCACaataacttttttcttttttgggggcAAATCATCACCTGTTTGACGACCTTGTTAGCACTCAGTTGATCATAGCATTTACAAAGAACAACATTATCATTTGCTTGGAgcctccaccatgttcaccaggtAGCCACTGACTGGGCCTGTCTGTGGTTTGGAGCTGAGCAGGTGGTGTACAGCACATTTGAAACAGGGTGGTTGGTGTCCATGAACAGGGTGCATGAACTCATTTGATATGACTGTGTGAGTACTCAAACAAAACATACTGCAACCCACTGACCTAGAAGAACCAAATCTGTATTACTCCGCAGCTGGAAATAGTGCCTAACAAATGCGCTGTTTACTGCTGCTTGAGTCACATTTGGTGGAAACTACAGCGGCCAGCAGTCTGAGGAAATTATTTAGCCTCcttagaaaaataaaacaaaatattcgTGACTCCTCGTTAAAGATTTCCATCAGCAGTGGGAACGAATGGGCTTGGGGCTGAATGACACACCCAAGGTGGGGGAAATGATTTGTCCTGAGAGGTGGACTGACAAACTGTtggttttcatgggatttgtttacaaaaagaaaatacaaaagtTAACATAGAGGTCCAGATATATAAAAGAAAtcagattttacacatcagcCATCAGTCATAAGTGTAGATgtacagaaacagctgaagagCTGCCCGTTCCCTGCAATAATATGTGCATTTTTACAGGCAATTATTACAACTTTTTCATGAGTTTATTAACAGATCTTACACACTGCTTGTTTTCGTTGCCATAGAGACTCACAGATACTGTACCCTCCACTGCACTGGATACATGCGGAGCTGGCCGAGCAGCCAGCTGGACTCAGAGGGTGACACTGAGAAGGAGACCTCGAGCCTGACCTGCCTGGTGACGGTGTGCCGCCTCATCCCTCACGCCTCCCACCAGCCTTCCAAAGACATTAACGTCAAGCCCGCCGAGTTTGTCACCCGCTGTGCCATTGATGGCAAGTTCACATTTGTAGACCAGCGGTGAGTTTCCCGATTTTAACTCTGTCTAGCTGAACGAGTCACTGTTTACCTCCCTCTTGTGAGGCACGGATTTGGTTCCcctgagaaagaaaagggagaggcGCGTTGTGGCGAGGAGGCCTCTAAGTTTTGTCACTTCAGCTGTCAGTGGATAAAATcctttgtctttgctgttgtttctcagAAGGAGCTGAGCATCTTGACGGCATCACATGAAACTCTTCTCATTTTTTGGGAAGTAATTTCATACCACAAGTACAACGACTCATTTGATCAAATTTCCCTTGTGTGACTGCTGGCCGTTTCATGTCCAGAGGCTCATGCACACAGTTCTGTCAGTCCATTTTCACTCATCGCCGCTTTTTAACCAGCACAATCCTGAGGAACagtgaaagagacacagaaaaccaGAAAGACTCAACTCTCGTCCCTTCCTCCCCAGGGCCACGACAGTTATTGGTTATTTGCCGCAGGAAGTTCTGGGCACGTCGTGTTATGAGTACTTCCACCAGGACGACCTGCAGCCCCtagcagagaaacacaggcaAGGTGATGCAGCAAAGCAACCAGTCATCTTGAATTTGATTGAAATTCAGAACTTGGTTGAAATAATTGTACCCCAAACATGCTTTTTGTGTCGTAGCTCAGCAAcatttgttcatctttttttctacTATACTTTGTGATGACACTGGCGTCCGATCTCTTGGCAGCTCTTCGAAGCAAAGAGAAGATTGAGACGCCATGCTACAGGTTCAAAACGAAATATGGCTCCTATGTTTCGCTCCAAAGTCAGTGGTTTAGTTTCACAAATCCATGGACCAAAGAAGTTGAGTTTATCGTGTCTTTAAACAGGGTTATCCCGTAAGTACCAATTCATTCATGGAGATGTGGTTAAGTGTTCGGATATGgttgttattaatattaatcatGTGCTTCATGTGTATTTTCTTTAGAGTAATCTGTTTGACACTGATTGTCCAAcacctttgtttttgtgttgatttcATGCACTTActttgcttccagtctttaaaGTGCAGCTTATTCATGGTCATAACAGCATAAATACTCTTTTGCACCAGCAGGGGGCCTGGTCCTGCAAAAGATGAGGAGGCGGGCAGCTCAAAGGTTCAGGTCTCACTTCAGGGTGAGAAATACATGCAGTCTGATCACATGAGCATTTGttgcttgtgtctgtttttttttcagtgtaaaggTTGATTTTACTGTCTTTTCCTTCCACAGAAGACACAAAGCAAATACCCATAATTCCTGGACTTTCCAGTGGTGTTGGCACAATGATCTACGCAGGCAGCATAGGGACCCAAATCGCAAATGAGCTCATCGACTCTTAcaggtgcagtgtgtgtgtgtgtgtgtgagtgtatatatatatggataGAGATGGTGTAAAGGTTGGCATGGACATGAGTAAATGCAATGGCACCTAGAGGTGGTGTacataaaagaggaaaacatatGAATAAGGTTTACACTGTATGTGCAGAAACAGTCTAGTAGAATATTTATAACTAATTACAATTTTCTCCTGCTGTGCTCCTCCCTGTTCTTGAGCAGGATGAACTCCTCTCCATCTAGCGGAGCTTCCAGTCCATTTGGTCTGGCCCAGGAGAAAGGTCCGCTGGTTTCCCCACAGACCAGCAGGAGTGTGAGTGacctcttcatcactgcagcacatgcaCTCGGATTTTGTCTTAATCAGTGTGCTTGTTGGCTTTCTGACCAGGTTACTGTATAAACAAACATGTAGTTTTTCCGGTTATGCATCACCTtagtttttctattttctgagACATtacttgtgttttgttgtttgtctcaCTTTACTGTACGTTTTATTGGCAGTAGGTGGTTCACAGGCTTTTAAAAGCATGGAAATGACATTCTGGTACActtatttatgtaaatatataatgACATGAGGTCTAGTCTAGACTAGAAGGCACGGACCTATCCAGCTGCTCCACTAAATGTATGCAAATTTACGCTCTTTACGTTTATTTTTACAAGTATTAGCCAGTTCACTGAGTCTGAGGGGGATTTAGTTTGTGAAACAACTGACCACAGCATGCTCACATGTCCTTATAGTGTCTTGCTTGACAACCTTATTCAAGTGATTTACTAAAAGTTGATACATGCAGAAAAACGCATGCTTTAAGACATCAGCTGCTTCTACAAGTTGTTTCCCTGGGATTAATTACATGCTTCAGTGGAGAGAAAAGTAAAACATGAGGCCCTGCGCAGTGTTTTAACGTGATCCGACTTGTTCCAGGcatccagcagagaggaggcggCAGGCAGTTCATCGCAGTCCCAGTCTGACTCAGGGACAGCGGCAGGCACCAGCAGCGGAACTTCTGAAAGCACAGGTACTGTCAGAAAGGATCACCGTGGATCCAACCAACCCGAAGGCTTCAAAACCCATGAATCCTCAGCTACAGTCCCTTAACCATTATCCAGCTGGGTGATGCAAAAGATCAGGGctgtaaaatacagcatttgtACAAATACAGGTCTATGTTCCACGATTATTAGGTACAGGTGATGCCAGCATGTTGGAGAAGCTAACATTTATTAGTCTGTCCAGGACAAACGAATAAATAAGTTCtcaatgtcagtgttttatttcagttaattATGCGTGCCTGAACTCACACTGCCTTCAGAATGTATACATAAAATCTAAAACCCCCCAAGTGTTTTAACAACTGTCTTTCAGTGGAATCCTCCTCACTAATGTTAAAATACTAAACAAAACATGAGCTACAGTCTTCAGAGAAGCCACAGGATAAAGTTTAATTTGCTCAGTGGGACTTAAATATTCCTCTTTATGTTtgacttttacttgtttttCACAGATGTTGAGGTACTGTTACCTTCTCATCCTGATGGAAGAATATTTACATCCACCATGAATCTATTTGCTTTCATAATTTTGCGGCAGAAAAGAAAGTGGTGCCTTCAGACATGAGGTCTGCAAAATGAACCTTTTTTCTAGCAAACCAACGAAGGAATGATGGATGAGGGGAAATGGGTTCATCTAAAACAATTCATCACCAAATAATAGACGGCCCTGATCGCTGCGGACGGGTGATATTCCGCAACATCAGAGTTTCTAAAGGGGTTTTTggattttctctgctctgtcccaCCCAGGCGAGCCGTCCCAGCTGGACTTGGACAGCATGGTGGTTCCCGGGCTGAGCAACTTCAGCAGCGACGAGGCAGCCATGGCGGTCATCATGAGCCTCCTGGAGACGGACGTGAACATGGGTCAGTCGGGGGACTTCGAGGATCTACACTGGCCTTTCTAGAGCGCACGAAGCCTTTCAGCCCCTCTCACATGCTCTTGTGCCGTTTTCTTGTCATTCGCTGAGAACTTGGGTGTTTTAGTTGTTCATTCTGTGACCAACTGATCTGGCCTTGCACATTTGAACCCACTGGACTTGTACCAAAGGCTGTAACATGTCGCGCTTGAGGAAGCCTAACAGATAAAAGACTAAGTCAATAGGAATTATTATGACTGTGATTACCTTGTTGGTCTCACCTGACGGACAGTGATGCTGTGGTGATTCAGTGTCTTCCTCAGTGACACTTCAGGGGCTGCAGACTTTCCACAGCGGAGCGGCGTATCCGTTCGCTCTGCTTGGCCCCAGTGAGTGACCAAGGTCTGGAGGAGAGTCAGACTCCTGCCACGAGCAGTGCTGCTAGAGAAACTCCTCAAACCTTTGACATTTGCGAAACCTTTCGGTACCCAGTGACGACTTACGTGTTTTTAATAACGTGATTGTTccattttttactgttttttttaagatcccctccagacacattttaattcatgtaaaaatactctgctgAGTAGCGTTTGTCCGATATCGTGTCCTGTAAGTACTGAAGAAGGCTAAAAAGAATGTGCACCCCTTCTCTGATTTATTGAGAGTTGCAAACTCATTGAATATGCAAATCTAGAGATGCGTCAGGCCTCACACCACACCCAGCACCACTACTGGTCCAGTTACACTCCGTAACCTTCAATCTAACTTTACACCTAAATTACAAGAGGCCAGCATACAATGTCTGATTTTAGCAGCTAGCTATTAACACtatcaaaaacaacagaggacgTGCGTTACATGGAGAAAGCTTTACTTTGGGACTGTTTTTAACAAAAGAAATACTTGAATATTGACTCCTGTTTACAGTTTTGGTCCCAGGATAAATAGTTGACATGGAAACAGGCTCTATGTTCAACTTGTTTGCAAAACTCAGGTTGATCTGATATTCCTCTGTAAGTAGAAGCAAGCTGAAATAGAACAACACATCTTTAATTTCAAAAGTTTAACCACTCAGTGAAACCTTTACCAAAAAGTCAGTTTTTGGTGTTTCTCATTTCCTATTTGCACTTTTGTAATTTGCGTATTGGACCACAATTGGCTACCTGTTGTGATGTCACGAATCAGTCTAATGTAGATGTCAAATTGAGTAAAAATGCGCTGCTTAAGCAGAGGAATGTGACGACAGCCTACTAGGTGAAAACCACACCCGTGAAGTAAAATCCCAAAAAGTATCCATTGAAAGAAAAATCCCATTATTGAGTGGAGGGGGTCTTTACATGGAGTGTTTCTCCACAGAGGTTGTAAAGTGTCTGTTTTCATATTGAATGTGCACTAAAGGACTGAGCCCTATTATGCCTATATTCTGTGTTCACATATCACATATTTCATGTGCACCAGACAGTTCTGTGAAGGTAATCTACTGTACACTGAACTCCTGGGATAATATTGAAGGTCCACCATGGATGGGAGAATGTCTTTCAGTGTTAAAAAGGGACAAGCCAACCTGTTTTTAGGACTGATTTTAATACTGTTGTGTCATGTCTTACAGGTCCCTCCTCTGTAACCTTCCTGTCAGCTGCAGTGCCACTGCGCAGAAATTAGCCATAGTATTTGCTTTGCTTGGGAGAAAGTAATGTTGCAGTTTAGCTATTTCTGAATGTCCCATGACCACAACTGCATCTTGTAAAAGAAAGCTCCACCTCAAAGCATCttaacattgtttttaaaaaacagccgTTCTGGATCAGTTCTGTTAATTTGGTGGCTATTTAATTTTTGGACCAGGAGAAGAAAATCCTAGCAGCTACAATAGGGTTTAATAGCGAAACACAATGACGTGTTTAAAAAACCTTCAGTAATTGTATCATCAGTGGGGAGCCAGAGCAGAGACCAATTTTAACATCGTCATTAGCCAAAAAAGGccagaatgcaatgcagccTTAAGACTGGTTGAAGTTTGAACGAGGGGTAAGGCCCCATTCATGAATGATCACATTATCAAGCTATTTATTGTCTTACCTAACTTCAGAATCAGCCTGTCAATCAATCTGGAGCTGAAGGAAAGTGAGTTCACCTAAGAATTGCATTTTATCACAGAATACCACCACAGCATAACCCCTGAAAAGGCTACTATAGAATTGTATTTACAGTGTAAGAGTATGTGAGGGTGGATTTTACTTTTAAACTTAGTGACTGGCCTTTATAGAGCACATGTAAACTGTGGTTA
This region of Chelmon rostratus isolate fCheRos1 chromosome 22, fCheRos1.pri, whole genome shotgun sequence genomic DNA includes:
- the LOC121625560 gene encoding aryl hydrocarbon receptor nuclear translocator-like protein 2, with the protein product MSTGGSDGTADRPADPAAEEGVPSQAGSSLPTVELPRKRKGDVEERQSLDVQMDDDLSRSEGEDQQVKMKCFREPHSQIEKRRRDKMNNLIDELSAMIPACQPMARKLDKLTVLRKAVQHLKALKAGTSSAFTDTTYKPSILPHDDLRHLLLRVADGFLLVVTCDRGKILFISESISKILNFSRLELTGQSLFDFIHPKDINKVKEQLASSELNSRQRLIDAATGVQVQADAPIRPSHLTTGGRRSFFCRMKHGRVAGKQEDKHSLPSTSKKKETHRYCTLHCTGYMRSWPSSQLDSEGDTEKETSSLTCLVTVCRLIPHASHQPSKDINVKPAEFVTRCAIDGKFTFVDQRATTVIGYLPQEVLGTSCYEYFHQDDLQPLAEKHRQALRSKEKIETPCYRFKTKYGSYVSLQSQWFSFTNPWTKEVEFIVSLNRVIPGPGPAKDEEAGSSKVQVSLQEDTKQIPIIPGLSSGVGTMIYAGSIGTQIANELIDSYSRMNSSPSSGASSPFGLAQEKGPLVSPQTSRSASSREEAAGSSSQSQSDSGTAAGTSSGTSESTGEPSQLDLDSMVVPGLSNFSSDEAAMAVIMSLLETDVNMGQSGDFEDLHWPF